CGCGGCGCAGTTGGTCGCGACCATCGAGACCGACTGGGACCCGTCGCGCTACCGCGACACGTACCACGAGGACCTGCTCGCGCTCATCACGCGCAAGGCCGAGGGCGAGACCATCGTCGCGCCCGAGCCAGCCGCGCCAACGGCCGAGGTCGTCGACATCATGGACCTGCTCAAGAGGAGCGTCGAAGAGGCCCGCCGAGCCAAGGCCAGCGACGCCGCTGGCGCCCAAGCCGCAGGCTAGGGCCAGCCGATGCCACTCGAGGAGTACCGCGCCAAGCGCGACTTCAGCCACACCCCCGAACCCGCAAGCGGCGAGCCCACGGGCGGCGAGGCGCTGAGCTTCGTCGTGCAGAAGCACGCCGCCCGCGCGCTGCACTACGACTTCCGGCTCGAACTCGACGGCGTCTTGATGTCGTGGGCCGTGCCCAAAGGCCCGTCGCTGGACACCCACGACAAGCGGCTTGCCGTTCACGTTGAGGACCACCCGCTGGACTACGGCGGCTTCGAGGGCACGATTCCCGCCGGCGAGTACGGTGCCGGGACGGTCGTCGTGTGGGACCGGGGCACCTGGGAGCCGCAGGGCGACCCGCACGCGGGTCTGGCGAAAGGCGACTTCAAGTTCGCGCTTCACGGAGAGAAGCTGCGTGGCCTGTGGGTGCTCGTGCGGCTCAAGCCACGCCCGGGCGAGAAGCGCGACAACTGGCTGCTGATCAAAGAGAAAGACGAGTTCGTGAGGCCGCGCGAACAGTACGACGTTCTCGCCGAGGAGCCGGACAGCGTGCTTGGCGCGTCGGAGGACGGCGGGGGGAGCGGGAAGGCTCCCTTTCCTTCGACCGTCGATCTGCAGCTGGCTACGCTGGTGGACTCGCCGCCTGAGGGCGAAGAGTGGATCGCGGAGGTCAAGTACGACGGCTATCGCGTCGCGCTCACCCTTGAGGGCGGGCGCGGGCGGGCGTTCACCCGCAGCCACGCCGAGTGGAGCGAGCGCTTCTCCGGACTGACGCGCGCCATGACCGGGCTCCCGGCCGACTCGGCGGTCATCGACGGAGAGGCGGTCGTCTTCGACGGTGACGGCGTCTCGCGCTTCGGCTTGCTGCAAAAGGCGCTGGGACCTCATCCCGAGAAGGTGGCGTACTCGGCGTTCGACCTGCTCTACCTCAACGGCTACGACCTTCGCCACCTCCCTCTCACCCAGCGCAAGGAACTCCTCAAGACCCTACTGGCCGAGCAACCCGCAACCTCTCCCGTTCGCTACGCAGACCATCTCGTCGGCGGCGGTGGGGAGTTCTACCGGCATGCGTGCCTCGCCGACCTTGAGGGCATCGTGTGCAAGCGTGCTGACAGCCGGTACACGCCGGGTCGCGGCCGCGAGTGGGTCAAGATCAAGTGTCGCCAATCGCAAGAGCTGGTTGTGGGTGGCTTCACCGAGGGAGTAGGTTCCCGCGCGGCCTTAGGCTCGGTCCTCGTCGGCACCTACGACGACGGGCGGCTCGTCTACGCGGGCCGAGTCGGCAGCGGCCTGGACGAAGCGACGGTCGCTTCGCTCCGCGCGCGCCTCGACGCGCTCGAAGTCGCCGAATCCCCGTTTGATCCCGCGCCACATATCACGGGCCACGTCGTACACTTCACGCGCCCCGAAGTCGTAATCGAAGCCGCGTTCCGCGAGTGGACGACCGAAGGAGTCCTGCGACAGCCTGTCTTCCTCGGCATCCGCGAGGACAAAGCGCCGCGAGAAGTACTCCACGAGCGGCCGGAAGCCGAGGTCGTCCTCGAAGGCCCACAGCCCAGTGACGATAGCGCGGGCGACACCGGGGGGGCCAGCGGGGATGCTCGCAGGGCCAAGACCACGGAGCGGGCCGCGACGATTGCCCGAGAACCCGTCCCCGCAGGCCCCCCCGGTGTCGCCCGCGCGGACGTGATCGGCGGCGCGATCTTGGGCGTGAAGATCACGAATCCG
The Coriobacteriia bacterium genome window above contains:
- a CDS encoding Ku protein — protein: AAQLVATIETDWDPSRYRDTYHEDLLALITRKAEGETIVAPEPAAPTAEVVDIMDLLKRSVEEARRAKASDAAGAQAAG
- the ligD gene encoding DNA ligase D, which encodes MPLEEYRAKRDFSHTPEPASGEPTGGEALSFVVQKHAARALHYDFRLELDGVLMSWAVPKGPSLDTHDKRLAVHVEDHPLDYGGFEGTIPAGEYGAGTVVVWDRGTWEPQGDPHAGLAKGDFKFALHGEKLRGLWVLVRLKPRPGEKRDNWLLIKEKDEFVRPREQYDVLAEEPDSVLGASEDGGGSGKAPFPSTVDLQLATLVDSPPEGEEWIAEVKYDGYRVALTLEGGRGRAFTRSHAEWSERFSGLTRAMTGLPADSAVIDGEAVVFDGDGVSRFGLLQKALGPHPEKVAYSAFDLLYLNGYDLRHLPLTQRKELLKTLLAEQPATSPVRYADHLVGGGGEFYRHACLADLEGIVCKRADSRYTPGRGREWVKIKCRQSQELVVGGFTEGVGSRAALGSVLVGTYDDGRLVYAGRVGSGLDEATVASLRARLDALEVAESPFDPAPHITGHVVHFTRPEVVIEAAFREWTTEGVLRQPVFLGIREDKAPREVLHERPEAEVVLEGPQPSDDSAGDTGGASGDARRAKTTERAATIAREPVPAGPPGVARADVIGGAILGVKITNPDKTLFPDSPAFTKLDFASYYAAIAPLMLPEVGDRLLTLLRCPTGHGRGCFYQRHPDSGLSTHIHRLKHAIKHNEFEFLYVDSAEGLVALAQMGAGEVHTWLSRIDAPTRPDRICFDLDPGPDVEWPQIRAAALMVRDECEALGFSAFLKSTGSKGLHVVLPVEPVWEFERVRAFSKAIVDRLVGRHPETLVGKMAKDARGGRIFFDYLRNAEGASAVAPYSTRMKPGPSCAVPLAWDELTDALDIRSFTPARVLQRAAGGVDPWSEIADAAIGTKVLQAAEKSLEK